A genome region from Nitrospira sp. includes the following:
- a CDS encoding radical SAM protein, which produces MGKSLPVLNFPFLGDKLESLQQQISKFISPTSPSAAPNDGRTVDDFKPYLVALNLTKRCNLKCDHCYLDATTKAGGGSDELSTEECFRLIDQIAEVNKGCLLVITGGEPLVRPDILDIARHAVGLGFIVVFGTNGMLINDRMAKTLVEIGVMGVGISIDSLDPSKHDQFRGVSGAFASALAGIEACKRNGLQFQVHFSAQPMNYQELPAVVEWAHTLGARVLNVFFMVCTGRGEELTDITPQQYEEVLGYLVDCQDQYKDMLVRARCAPHFKRLAYEKDPNSPLTKATGYMGGGCLAGTNYARVTPNGELTPCPYMPLSAGNVRETSFVDLWERSDVFNSFRYPQLKGKCGDCEYTDICGGCRARPYVDHGDWLDEDQWCLYTPKGGEKIKVAFNTPEETDIAWDEASALRLSRIPYFLRAMVKKGVERHAREAGIAMVTVELMEELRKKRFGNDAPVFNFDMRGKD; this is translated from the coding sequence ATGGGAAAGTCACTGCCGGTCCTTAATTTCCCGTTCCTCGGCGATAAGCTGGAGTCTCTCCAGCAGCAAATCTCAAAGTTCATCTCTCCGACGTCCCCTTCGGCGGCGCCGAACGATGGTCGAACGGTCGATGACTTTAAGCCCTACCTGGTCGCGCTGAATCTGACCAAGCGCTGCAATCTCAAGTGCGATCACTGCTATCTCGATGCAACGACCAAAGCCGGCGGCGGGTCGGATGAGCTCAGTACGGAAGAATGCTTCCGTCTCATCGATCAAATCGCCGAGGTGAACAAGGGATGCCTGCTGGTAATCACCGGCGGTGAGCCGCTGGTGCGGCCGGATATCCTGGACATCGCCCGGCATGCCGTGGGACTCGGGTTCATCGTTGTGTTCGGTACCAACGGCATGTTGATCAACGATCGTATGGCAAAAACGCTGGTCGAGATCGGCGTGATGGGCGTCGGTATCAGTATCGACTCTCTTGATCCGAGCAAGCACGATCAGTTCCGTGGTGTCTCCGGCGCCTTTGCCAGCGCATTAGCAGGCATCGAGGCCTGTAAACGCAACGGGCTGCAGTTCCAGGTTCACTTCAGCGCGCAACCCATGAATTATCAGGAGTTGCCCGCGGTGGTGGAATGGGCCCATACTCTCGGCGCACGAGTGTTGAATGTCTTCTTCATGGTCTGCACCGGGCGCGGCGAAGAACTGACGGACATCACGCCCCAGCAATACGAAGAGGTTCTTGGCTATCTTGTGGATTGCCAGGACCAGTACAAAGATATGCTGGTGCGCGCCCGTTGCGCGCCACATTTTAAGCGGCTGGCCTACGAAAAAGATCCCAATTCTCCCCTGACCAAAGCTACCGGTTACATGGGCGGCGGGTGTCTGGCCGGGACGAATTATGCGCGAGTCACTCCGAACGGAGAGCTGACGCCTTGTCCCTACATGCCGCTCTCAGCCGGAAATGTTCGCGAGACGAGTTTTGTCGATTTGTGGGAACGTTCGGACGTGTTCAATTCATTCCGCTACCCCCAACTGAAGGGCAAATGCGGCGATTGCGAGTACACGGATATCTGCGGGGGCTGTCGGGCTCGACCCTACGTCGATCACGGCGACTGGCTGGACGAAGATCAATGGTGCCTCTACACCCCCAAGGGCGGCGAAAAGATCAAAGTCGCCTTTAATACTCCGGAAGAGACCGATATCGCATGGGACGAGGCCTCGGCATTGCGACTCAGCCGAATCCCCTATTTCCTGCGCGCCATGGTCAAGAAGGGCGTGGAACGTCATGCCAGGGAAGCCGGCATCGCGATGGTCACCGTTGAATTGATGGAAGAGCTGAGGAAAAAGCGCTTCGGGAACGATGCGCCCGTCTTCAATTTCGATATGCGAGGAAAGGACTAG
- a CDS encoding universal stress protein: MYKTIYIPVDNSDHSNTAVDVGVELAKTYGSKIVGSHVYAAKMHDKRFKQMEAGLPEEYHDEKELDRQRQIHDSLITRGLQIITDSYLDYVDKKCNEANLPVERRSLEGRNWKVLAEDINTNAYDLVIMGALGVGAVKDSVIGSNTERVLRRVRNSDMLIIKQPTPVGTGKIVVAVDGSPYSFGGLMTGLALGKAFNVPVEAISAFDPYFHYAAFHSISGVLNEEAGKVFRFKEQEKLHEEVIDSGLAKIYQSHLDISREIAQAEQTDVKTTLLDGKAFEKIIQYVRKENPWLLIVGRIGVHSDEDMDIGSNTENLLRAATCNILVSNRKYVPPIDTQAEYTIAWTEEALRRMERIPVFARGVAKTAIHRYAIEKGHTIISNTVVDSAVGHILPKGAMDAMRALGGNLDAAGIDRDKMQADDSVAADLMGSTLSGMMTQVVEEKPAHSPGTQAYLDRMSQNYFVCDGCGYIGKGDTPVKCPVCSAEGDRFKQVDKTIFEAAAKAEGGLETDVAYDDVPMQWTKDAKEAIRAVPAGFQRRRAKAKIEKSARKLGMTTITLEYAGSMIQEAASEDYTPIFANKGTGAVPQPTPAVAEPNGTEAHAKNGHSEEPAPAPQEALSPYTWTPDAQGRLDRAPEGFMRECTKALIEKHADKIGTTVITLEVATEGIEQAKGYMADAMKTGNLKDMIANLTGSSSKTGANR, translated from the coding sequence ATGTACAAGACCATTTATATCCCGGTCGATAATTCCGACCATTCCAATACAGCCGTCGATGTTGGAGTCGAATTGGCGAAAACCTACGGCTCGAAGATTGTGGGTAGCCACGTCTATGCCGCCAAGATGCACGATAAGCGGTTTAAGCAGATGGAGGCCGGCCTTCCCGAAGAGTATCACGACGAGAAGGAACTCGATCGCCAGCGCCAGATCCACGATTCGCTCATTACCCGCGGGCTCCAGATCATCACGGACTCCTACCTCGACTACGTTGATAAAAAGTGTAACGAGGCCAACCTGCCCGTCGAACGCCGTTCCTTAGAGGGACGCAACTGGAAAGTGCTGGCTGAGGACATCAACACCAATGCCTACGATCTTGTGATCATGGGGGCCTTGGGAGTCGGAGCAGTCAAAGACAGCGTGATCGGCAGCAACACCGAGCGAGTTCTGCGGCGCGTACGCAACTCCGACATGTTGATCATCAAACAACCGACTCCGGTTGGCACCGGCAAAATCGTCGTGGCCGTGGACGGCAGTCCCTATTCCTTCGGCGGTCTCATGACCGGGCTGGCACTCGGCAAAGCGTTTAATGTTCCGGTTGAGGCCATTTCAGCCTTCGATCCGTACTTCCACTATGCGGCGTTCCACAGTATTTCCGGCGTGCTCAATGAAGAGGCGGGGAAAGTCTTCCGCTTTAAAGAGCAGGAAAAACTGCATGAGGAAGTCATCGACAGCGGTCTGGCAAAAATTTATCAATCACACCTGGATATCTCCCGTGAAATCGCTCAGGCCGAGCAGACCGATGTGAAAACGACCCTCTTGGACGGGAAGGCCTTCGAAAAGATCATTCAATACGTGCGGAAAGAAAATCCGTGGCTCCTGATTGTGGGTCGCATCGGCGTCCACAGCGACGAGGACATGGATATCGGCAGCAACACGGAAAACCTGCTTCGGGCGGCAACCTGCAACATCCTGGTCTCGAATCGGAAGTACGTGCCACCGATCGATACCCAGGCGGAATACACCATCGCTTGGACCGAAGAAGCCTTGCGTCGGATGGAGCGAATTCCCGTGTTTGCCCGTGGGGTGGCCAAGACCGCCATTCACCGATACGCCATTGAGAAGGGCCACACGATCATCAGCAATACGGTCGTCGACTCGGCCGTCGGACACATCCTCCCCAAGGGAGCAATGGATGCGATGCGGGCCTTGGGCGGGAATCTGGATGCCGCCGGAATCGATCGCGACAAGATGCAAGCGGACGACTCAGTCGCAGCGGACCTGATGGGCTCCACCCTGAGCGGGATGATGACCCAAGTGGTGGAAGAAAAACCGGCCCACAGCCCCGGTACGCAGGCCTACCTGGATCGAATGAGCCAGAACTACTTTGTGTGCGACGGGTGCGGCTATATCGGAAAAGGCGACACCCCCGTGAAGTGCCCGGTGTGCAGCGCCGAAGGTGATCGCTTCAAGCAAGTCGACAAAACCATCTTCGAAGCAGCCGCCAAGGCCGAAGGTGGGCTTGAGACCGATGTCGCCTATGACGATGTCCCGATGCAGTGGACCAAGGATGCGAAAGAGGCGATTCGCGCCGTGCCGGCCGGCTTCCAACGTCGCCGCGCAAAAGCCAAGATCGAAAAGAGCGCCCGCAAGCTCGGTATGACCACGATTACGCTGGAATATGCCGGCTCGATGATTCAAGAAGCGGCCTCCGAAGACTATACCCCCATTTTTGCAAACAAGGGGACGGGGGCAGTTCCTCAACCGACCCCTGCGGTAGCCGAGCCCAACGGAACCGAAGCCCATGCCAAGAACGGCCATAGCGAGGAACCGGCTCCGGCTCCTCAGGAAGCCTTGTCGCCCTATACCTGGACGCCGGATGCTCAGGGTCGTTTGGATCGTGCACCGGAAGGGTTCATGCGGGAATGCACCAAGGCCCTGATCGAGAAACACGCCGATAAGATCGGCACGACGGTGATCACCCTGGAAGTTGCGACTGAGGGAATCGAGCAGGCGAAGGGCTACATGGCCGATGCCATGAAGACCGGCAATCTGAAAGATATGATCGCCAACCTGACCGGCTCCTCCAGCAAAACCGGGGCAAACCGGTGA
- a CDS encoding radical SAM protein, whose translation MESILYIFLPCKKVYPIGVTYLADFIHRRKPEVRQRILDLSLFPESQRSQAIRDTALEFKPDLVCFSWRDIQIFSPHEGDTSLEHAFNFYFAGNPIKRVAASFAGLKQLYRYYSHIRANLSYPWLIRKEFPKTQIMIGGGAFTAFADQLIEKLPEGTIGILGEGEDAILKVVNGESLENERYIIREGKQTRKGNQGAPALLDALTVDLPYLTSIFPQHASYMDESIGVQTKRGCPYDCAFCLYPYIEGKRVRYRPPAMVVKDISQHYHQWGARRFWFTDAQFITGKEAYPQCTEILERIVSEQLEIEWSGYIRTSLITPDLAKLMVRSGVGDLEVAITSGSQEVLNNLHMGFKLERLYDGCRYLAEAGFKGKVILNYSLNSPKETEESLLQSVESYKKVASILGEERVFPLMFFLGIQPNTDLEHRLLEEGYLSAGYNPLMLTPTSIRKLLYNPAPLNKIIAKACLAAWERKEGSRDPRAWTGSLSQTTSQATPSGPKPDTAHYADANLIRGIQNNSGRDALLTLEDILRSRRPAQPTAATTEKTAVSPMS comes from the coding sequence ATGGAATCCATTCTCTACATTTTCCTCCCCTGCAAGAAGGTGTACCCGATCGGGGTGACCTATCTGGCCGACTTCATCCATCGACGGAAGCCGGAGGTGCGGCAACGCATCCTCGACTTGTCGTTGTTCCCGGAATCGCAACGCAGCCAGGCGATCCGCGATACTGCGCTTGAATTCAAACCGGACCTCGTGTGTTTTTCGTGGCGGGACATTCAGATTTTCTCTCCCCACGAAGGTGACACCTCGCTGGAGCATGCCTTCAATTTTTATTTCGCCGGGAACCCCATCAAACGGGTCGCCGCGTCGTTTGCCGGGCTGAAGCAACTCTATCGCTACTACAGCCATATCCGAGCCAATCTGTCCTACCCCTGGTTGATCCGGAAGGAATTCCCCAAGACGCAGATCATGATCGGCGGCGGAGCCTTCACGGCCTTTGCCGACCAGTTGATCGAGAAGCTTCCGGAAGGAACCATCGGCATCCTGGGCGAGGGGGAAGACGCAATTCTGAAGGTGGTCAACGGCGAATCGCTGGAAAACGAGCGCTATATCATTCGCGAGGGGAAACAGACGCGCAAAGGCAACCAGGGCGCTCCGGCGCTGCTCGACGCCTTAACCGTCGATCTGCCCTACCTCACTTCCATTTTCCCGCAGCACGCCTCGTATATGGATGAATCCATCGGCGTCCAAACGAAACGCGGCTGCCCGTACGACTGCGCCTTCTGCCTGTATCCCTATATCGAAGGCAAACGCGTGCGGTACCGGCCGCCGGCAATGGTCGTCAAGGACATCTCCCAGCACTATCACCAATGGGGCGCCCGGCGTTTCTGGTTTACCGATGCGCAGTTCATTACCGGGAAGGAAGCCTATCCCCAATGCACGGAGATCCTCGAACGGATCGTGAGTGAACAGTTGGAGATCGAGTGGTCCGGCTACATCCGCACCTCATTAATCACGCCGGATCTGGCTAAATTGATGGTGCGATCGGGTGTCGGAGACTTGGAAGTCGCCATTACCTCCGGGTCGCAGGAGGTGTTGAATAACCTGCACATGGGCTTCAAGCTCGAACGGCTCTACGACGGATGCCGCTATCTGGCCGAAGCGGGGTTCAAGGGCAAGGTCATCCTCAATTACTCACTGAACTCCCCGAAGGAAACGGAAGAGAGCCTGCTGCAAAGCGTTGAGTCCTATAAGAAGGTCGCCTCGATTTTGGGAGAAGAACGGGTCTTCCCCTTGATGTTCTTCCTGGGCATCCAACCCAATACCGACCTGGAGCACCGGCTGCTGGAGGAAGGCTACCTCTCGGCTGGATACAACCCCCTCATGCTGACGCCGACGAGCATTCGTAAACTGCTCTATAACCCGGCGCCGTTGAACAAAATCATCGCCAAGGCCTGCCTCGCCGCATGGGAACGAAAAGAAGGAAGCCGCGATCCCCGCGCCTGGACCGGTTCACTATCTCAAACCACTTCTCAAGCGACCCCCTCCGGCCCAAAACCGGACACGGCCCACTATGCCGATGCAAACCTCATTCGCGGCATTCAGAACAACTCCGGACGGGACGCGCTGCTGACCTTGGAGGACATACTTCGCTCGCGTCGCCCCGCTCAGCCGACCGCCGCCACGACGGAAAAGACGGCTGTGAGTCCAATGAGTTAG
- a CDS encoding class I SAM-dependent methyltransferase has protein sequence MVRAERSPIHDQPEEAAKAVSTWSGQAREQAVQRMFTAIAGVYDLNNTLLSFGLHHHWKRLTASYVPTETNGRALDIGAGTADLALLIEPKMGQAGHVIASDLNHAMLAEGLRKVTGRGLRDRITCLQANAEQLGFPDETFHAVTTGFCMRNVGNLTQAFTEIRRVLRPGGRFVCLEFSRPAYGWLRGLYDWYSFRLLPWIGTKVARDRTGVYEYLPASIRTFPDQERLATLLREAGFRQVEYRNLTGGIVAIHVATK, from the coding sequence ATGGTGCGGGCGGAACGATCTCCCATACATGATCAGCCGGAAGAGGCGGCAAAAGCTGTCTCAACCTGGTCCGGGCAGGCGCGTGAACAGGCCGTCCAACGGATGTTCACCGCGATCGCGGGCGTCTACGATCTCAACAACACCCTGCTGAGTTTCGGCCTCCATCACCATTGGAAACGCCTCACCGCATCGTACGTGCCCACCGAAACGAACGGGCGCGCGCTCGACATCGGCGCCGGCACGGCAGATCTCGCCCTCTTGATTGAACCCAAGATGGGCCAGGCAGGCCATGTCATCGCCTCTGATTTGAACCATGCGATGTTGGCGGAAGGACTGAGGAAAGTCACCGGGCGCGGGCTCCGCGACCGGATTACCTGCCTGCAGGCCAATGCCGAGCAGCTGGGCTTCCCTGACGAGACCTTCCATGCCGTGACCACCGGCTTCTGCATGCGCAACGTGGGCAACCTGACGCAGGCGTTCACGGAAATCCGGCGGGTGTTGCGGCCGGGCGGTCGATTCGTGTGTCTGGAGTTTTCACGACCGGCCTATGGCTGGCTGCGCGGCCTCTACGATTGGTATTCGTTTCGCCTACTCCCTTGGATCGGCACCAAAGTGGCGCGGGACCGCACGGGAGTGTACGAATATCTCCCGGCATCCATCCGCACCTTTCCCGACCAGGAACGGCTGGCCACCCTGTTACGCGAAGCCGGATTTCGCCAGGTGGAATACCGGAACCTCACCGGAGGCATTGTCGCCATCCACGTGGCAACCAAGTAA
- a CDS encoding MBL fold metallo-hydrolase, with the protein MQSKVLYNQNGHQWIVIGRDPEKDSHVIDTNEYVIINRSHAMLLDPGGIQIFPQVLAELAKYVRMQDIRVIFASHQDPDICSSLAMWLDLNPAIKTYCSWLWTGFVSHFSTGAVITLNPIPDQGMRIRIDDEGPEVEAVPAHYCHSSGNFSLYDPTAGILFSGDIGGALVPDHHASLVVTDFEQHIQYMRGFHLRWMPSTVALRGWTQRVRAIKPRMICPQHGSIFEGEMVGKLLDWLDSLEVGQWKDSAAKTDTRAAA; encoded by the coding sequence ATGCAAAGTAAAGTCTTGTATAACCAGAACGGCCACCAGTGGATCGTCATCGGCCGCGATCCCGAAAAGGACAGTCACGTCATCGACACGAATGAGTACGTCATCATCAATCGCAGCCATGCCATGTTGCTGGACCCGGGCGGCATTCAAATCTTCCCACAGGTCCTGGCGGAACTCGCGAAGTATGTGCGCATGCAAGACATCCGCGTGATCTTTGCCAGCCACCAGGACCCGGACATCTGCTCGTCGCTGGCCATGTGGCTCGACCTGAACCCCGCGATCAAAACCTATTGCTCCTGGCTCTGGACAGGCTTCGTCAGCCATTTCAGCACCGGTGCGGTGATCACGTTGAACCCCATTCCGGACCAGGGGATGCGCATCAGGATCGACGACGAAGGCCCTGAGGTTGAAGCCGTTCCGGCCCACTACTGTCACTCCTCCGGCAATTTTTCTCTCTACGATCCGACCGCCGGCATTCTCTTTTCGGGGGACATCGGCGGCGCCCTGGTCCCCGACCATCATGCCAGCCTGGTGGTCACCGATTTCGAGCAGCACATCCAATATATGCGGGGGTTTCATCTGCGCTGGATGCCGTCCACCGTCGCCCTGCGCGGGTGGACACAACGGGTCCGCGCCATCAAGCCCCGCATGATCTGCCCGCAGCACGGCTCGATCTTCGAAGGCGAGATGGTCGGCAAGCTGCTGGACTGGCTGGACAGCCTCGAAGTGGGTCAGTGGAAGGACAGTGCCGCCAAGACCGACACGCGCGCGGCGGCCTGA
- the uvrA gene encoding excinuclease ABC subunit UvrA codes for MSNSIIIKGAREHNLKNLDVEIPRDKLVVMTGLSGSGKSSLAFDTIYAEGQRRYVESLSAYARQFLEQMGKPDVDSIEGLSPAISIEQKSTSHNPRSTVGTVTEIYDYLRLLYARVGHPYCFQCGQEITAQTVQQMVDAICELPEGTKFQILSPIVRGRKGEYRKELLEMRKAGYVRARINGEIVDLGEDITLDKQKKHNIEIVVDRLVMKPGDALMRRVADSVETSMKLAGGLVGVLSETGKVHLYSEKLACIKCGVSYPEITPRIFSFNSPHGACPACDGIGYAMTPGASEEEDFTLLERCETCDGARLKPESLAVKIAKKSIAEVTMLSVRAAADFFTSLKFTERELVIAHRILKEIRERLGFLVNVGLDYLTLDRPAATLSGGEGQRIRLATQIGSGLVGVLYILDEPSIGLHQRDNRRLLQTLLRLRDLGNTVIVVEHDAETMEAADYILDLGPGAGTHGGRIIAQGTPKQVMANPDSLTGMYLRGEQMVSLPSRTRKPKGFVTVVGAKKHNLKGVTVNIPLGLLTCVTGVSGSGKSTLVLEVLFHSLSQLLYHKKPKIDGCKELKGVDALDKIIDIDQSPIGRTPRSNPATYTGLFTFIRDLFSNLPESRVRGYKPGRYSFNVKGGRCEACQGDGLIKIEMHFLPDVYVTCEVCKGQRYNRETLEIQYKGRSIADILNMTVDDALEFFENIPYIKTKLQTLHDVGLHYVKLGQSATTLSGGEAQRVKLSRELSKRPTGRTMYILDEPTTGLHFADIQRLLDVLDRLVETGNTVLVIEHNLDMIRNADWIIDLGPEGGDRGGEIVAEGPPKEIAKVKRSYTGQVLKEAGV; via the coding sequence ATGAGCAATTCCATCATCATCAAAGGTGCGCGTGAGCACAATCTGAAGAACCTCGATGTCGAGATTCCGCGGGATAAGCTGGTCGTCATGACCGGCTTGAGCGGATCGGGGAAGTCCTCACTCGCCTTCGACACGATCTACGCGGAAGGCCAGCGGCGGTATGTTGAGTCCCTCTCCGCGTACGCCCGGCAGTTTCTCGAACAGATGGGCAAGCCCGACGTGGACTCCATCGAGGGCCTCTCGCCGGCCATTTCCATCGAACAAAAGAGCACCAGCCACAATCCCCGTTCCACGGTTGGGACGGTCACTGAAATCTACGATTACCTACGGCTCCTCTATGCCCGTGTCGGCCACCCCTACTGTTTCCAATGCGGCCAGGAAATCACCGCGCAGACCGTCCAGCAGATGGTGGATGCGATCTGTGAATTACCGGAAGGGACGAAATTTCAGATACTCTCTCCGATCGTGCGCGGGCGGAAGGGGGAATACCGGAAAGAATTGCTGGAGATGCGGAAGGCCGGCTATGTGCGGGCCCGCATCAACGGGGAGATCGTCGATCTGGGCGAGGACATCACGCTCGATAAGCAGAAGAAACACAATATAGAGATCGTCGTGGATCGACTGGTCATGAAGCCCGGCGACGCGTTGATGCGGCGGGTGGCGGACTCCGTCGAAACGTCCATGAAGCTGGCCGGGGGGTTGGTCGGGGTCCTGTCCGAGACGGGCAAGGTGCATCTGTATAGCGAGAAGCTGGCCTGCATCAAGTGCGGCGTGAGTTATCCGGAGATCACGCCGAGAATCTTCTCGTTCAATAGCCCGCATGGAGCCTGTCCGGCCTGCGACGGAATCGGGTATGCCATGACGCCGGGCGCGTCGGAAGAAGAGGACTTTACGCTGCTGGAGCGGTGCGAAACCTGCGACGGGGCTCGGCTCAAGCCGGAAAGTCTGGCGGTGAAGATCGCCAAGAAATCGATTGCCGAAGTTACGATGTTATCGGTGCGGGCAGCGGCGGATTTTTTCACGTCCCTCAAATTTACCGAACGCGAACTCGTCATCGCCCATCGCATCCTGAAGGAGATTCGCGAGCGCCTGGGATTTCTGGTCAATGTCGGCTTGGATTACCTGACGTTGGACCGTCCGGCGGCCACGCTTTCAGGCGGCGAAGGTCAGCGTATTCGTCTCGCCACCCAAATCGGGTCGGGCCTGGTCGGCGTCTTGTACATCCTGGACGAACCGTCGATCGGCCTCCATCAGCGGGATAACCGGCGTTTGCTCCAGACCCTGCTTCGCCTCCGCGATCTCGGCAATACGGTCATCGTGGTGGAGCACGATGCGGAGACGATGGAAGCGGCCGACTACATTCTCGACCTGGGGCCGGGCGCCGGCACGCATGGCGGCCGAATCATTGCCCAGGGTACACCCAAGCAAGTGATGGCGAATCCCGACTCGCTCACCGGGATGTACCTGCGCGGCGAGCAGATGGTCTCGCTCCCGTCTCGTACTCGGAAGCCCAAGGGCTTTGTGACCGTCGTGGGGGCGAAGAAGCACAATCTTAAGGGCGTCACCGTCAACATTCCCCTGGGCCTGTTAACCTGCGTAACCGGCGTATCGGGATCAGGCAAGAGCACCCTCGTGCTCGAAGTGCTGTTCCATTCGCTCTCCCAGCTGCTCTATCACAAGAAGCCGAAGATCGACGGCTGCAAGGAACTCAAAGGTGTCGATGCGCTGGATAAAATCATCGACATCGACCAATCGCCGATCGGCCGCACGCCGCGATCCAATCCGGCAACCTACACCGGCCTCTTCACGTTCATCCGCGACCTGTTTTCAAACCTGCCGGAGTCGCGCGTGCGCGGCTACAAGCCGGGCCGCTACAGCTTCAATGTGAAGGGCGGGCGTTGCGAAGCCTGTCAGGGCGACGGCCTCATCAAAATCGAGATGCATTTCCTGCCCGATGTCTACGTCACTTGCGAAGTCTGCAAGGGACAGCGGTACAACCGCGAGACCCTGGAGATTCAATACAAGGGCCGGAGCATCGCGGATATCCTCAACATGACCGTGGACGACGCCTTGGAGTTCTTCGAGAACATCCCCTACATCAAGACGAAGTTGCAGACGCTCCACGACGTGGGGCTGCATTACGTCAAGCTAGGGCAGTCCGCCACCACGTTGTCGGGCGGTGAAGCTCAACGGGTGAAGCTCTCTCGCGAACTCTCCAAACGTCCCACCGGCCGCACCATGTATATTCTGGATGAGCCCACCACCGGCCTGCATTTCGCCGACATCCAGCGACTGCTGGACGTGCTCGATCGTCTGGTCGAGACCGGCAATACTGTCCTGGTGATCGAACATAATCTCGACATGATCCGCAATGCGGATTGGATCATTGACCTGGGTCCCGAAGGCGGCGACCGGGGCGGCGAAATCGTGGCCGAAGGCCCGCCGAAAGAAATTGCAAAGGTGAAGAGGTCGTACACGGGGCAGGTGCTGAAGGAAGCGGGAGTGTAG
- a CDS encoding DMT family protein, producing MHTILLLTVSNIFMTFAWYGHLKYKESPLWIAILVSWGIAFVEYCFQVPANRIGHYEFTAAQLKTIQEVITLIVFCVFSVLYLKEELKWNYLVGFGMMIGAVFFVFKEW from the coding sequence ATGCACACCATCCTGCTCCTTACAGTCTCCAACATCTTCATGACCTTCGCCTGGTATGGGCATCTGAAGTACAAAGAGTCGCCGCTGTGGATCGCAATCTTGGTGAGTTGGGGGATTGCGTTCGTGGAATATTGCTTTCAAGTGCCGGCGAACCGGATCGGCCACTATGAATTCACGGCGGCCCAGCTCAAGACGATTCAGGAGGTCATTACCCTGATCGTGTTCTGCGTATTCTCAGTCCTGTATCTGAAAGAAGAGCTGAAGTGGAACTATTTGGTCGGATTCGGAATGATGATCGGCGCAGTGTTCTTTGTCTTTAAGGAATGGTGA
- a CDS encoding DUF3015 family protein yields MKTATSIKNLGLGLCVVAAGFMVGGCNTTKATVDTTVNFFSSTSPNGLFSADGMVLKEQKINLFAGVAYENLRQEAAAGGGQYVSALASLYEIPSGKQEDFGLVLQRKHADLFAAGLEEDRTAHLKMVSALNRELVAASLLP; encoded by the coding sequence ATGAAGACAGCAACATCAATTAAAAACCTGGGATTGGGGCTGTGTGTTGTGGCAGCCGGCTTCATGGTTGGGGGCTGTAACACAACGAAAGCTACGGTTGACACGACCGTCAATTTCTTCTCCAGCACGAGCCCCAATGGGCTCTTTTCAGCGGACGGCATGGTGCTGAAAGAGCAGAAGATCAATCTCTTTGCAGGAGTGGCGTACGAGAACCTCCGTCAGGAGGCTGCGGCTGGTGGGGGCCAGTACGTGAGTGCCTTGGCCTCGCTGTATGAAATCCCGTCCGGCAAACAGGAGGATTTTGGCCTGGTACTGCAACGCAAGCACGCCGACTTATTTGCGGCGGGATTGGAAGAAGATCGCACGGCGCATCTGAAGATGGTCAGCGCTCTGAATCGTGAGCTGGTGGCAGCGTCGCTATTACCATAA